A genomic window from Maridesulfovibrio bastinii DSM 16055 includes:
- a CDS encoding glycosyltransferase → MNSIDQYTSQVISFALSGRDKINPLAECSTIKQAERHINLLKKSGKKNIIIFGLADLKFVSELKKNLPGDGKIIVCELSPQRVRNAEATIADLSALNIQVLCDTSMWSHVMFLEQYEFFNNNSHLILNPSLTGAEKENHQKLQKIISGAGRSELPAEKDIYPTISAAAILSPEEPALETFIDSFPIWIDELVIVWDCETMSAAPKLKSVLKTVQTAHPLKRDFAAQRNRMLKNCSGEWIIYLDADERISNQGWENIRKTIRSENTDAVYLPRKTFFPDEKHCRMGYGLWPDMQLRLFKNSKKIKFTRPVHELLTGYKHPAITTGTELRHETHLLKERDSIDKKLSFFNKVSGEKITHRFGKELPFLAEEELPGPSNIKAKLITLP, encoded by the coding sequence ATGAACAGCATAGATCAATACACCAGTCAGGTTATCTCTTTTGCCCTGAGCGGAAGAGATAAAATTAATCCTCTCGCAGAATGCTCCACAATAAAGCAAGCCGAACGGCATATTAATCTGCTAAAAAAATCAGGCAAAAAAAATATAATAATTTTTGGACTGGCTGACCTAAAATTTGTTTCAGAGCTTAAAAAAAATCTCCCCGGAGATGGAAAGATTATTGTCTGCGAACTCTCCCCTCAGCGGGTAAGAAATGCTGAGGCAACAATTGCTGATTTGTCAGCCTTAAATATTCAAGTTTTATGCGACACCTCTATGTGGTCCCATGTAATGTTTCTGGAGCAGTATGAATTCTTTAATAATAATTCTCACTTAATCCTGAACCCCTCACTGACAGGAGCTGAAAAAGAGAATCATCAAAAGCTACAGAAAATAATCTCAGGAGCTGGAAGGTCAGAATTACCTGCGGAAAAGGACATCTACCCCACCATTAGTGCAGCGGCAATACTAAGCCCGGAAGAGCCTGCCCTTGAAACATTTATCGATAGCTTTCCAATCTGGATTGATGAACTCGTAATCGTATGGGACTGCGAAACCATGTCAGCTGCTCCAAAATTAAAATCAGTTTTAAAAACAGTCCAGACAGCCCACCCTCTGAAAAGGGACTTTGCTGCCCAGCGCAACAGAATGCTGAAAAACTGTTCCGGCGAATGGATTATTTACCTTGATGCTGATGAAAGAATTTCAAATCAGGGCTGGGAAAATATTCGTAAAACGATTAGATCGGAAAACACGGATGCAGTGTATCTGCCCAGAAAAACTTTTTTTCCTGATGAAAAACATTGCAGGATGGGATATGGATTGTGGCCGGATATGCAGCTGAGACTTTTTAAAAATTCAAAAAAAATAAAATTTACCAGACCCGTTCACGAGCTGCTGACTGGTTATAAGCACCCGGCAATTACAACCGGTACAGAGCTTAGGCACGAAACCCACCTGTTGAAAGAACGTGACTCAATTGATAAAAAGCTTTCTTTTTTCAATAAGGTTTCTGGTGAAAAGATAACACACCGTTTCGGAAAAGAGCTTCCTTTTTTAGCTGAGGAAGAACTTCCCGGACCTTCCAATATCAAAGCAAAGCTTATCACTCTGCCCTGA
- a CDS encoding glycosyltransferase family 4 protein: MNTNPIRVLHAASSMGLGGTEKVMQILASNLDKNRFSVATYSPQDGPRARLLRKNGIPTFITPDFLGVLQKFSPHIVHIHRAGWTEPGSLRPLKLAGIPIVVETNVFGRHDPSEEAKLIDCHLFVSRFCLERFKSTTSIRAVYPNYSFLYNPVDTDFFAKKCPVSIERPQFSFGRISRADPGKWSSLALDFLPRMEALLTDKHFSKINYRIIGGIPQAFSYVEQHNISSKVEFLPQILTDDELAGFFNSISFLAHANDTGESFGMVIAEAMAAGLPVITHPSTGLKDNAQLELVDHGETGFVAENSEEYAQAAAFLISNPEKARDMGEKGREKAQRLYDTKVITSQLETIYCDLLRAKRML; the protein is encoded by the coding sequence ATGAATACCAATCCAATAAGGGTCCTTCACGCCGCATCCTCAATGGGATTGGGCGGCACGGAAAAAGTTATGCAGATTCTGGCCTCCAATCTGGATAAGAATCGTTTTTCAGTAGCGACCTACTCTCCTCAGGACGGCCCCAGAGCCAGACTGCTGAGAAAAAATGGTATTCCCACGTTTATAACGCCTGATTTTCTCGGGGTGCTGCAAAAATTTTCGCCTCATATAGTTCATATACACAGAGCTGGCTGGACGGAACCGGGAAGTCTGCGCCCCCTCAAGCTGGCAGGGATACCTATAGTTGTTGAAACAAACGTATTCGGACGCCACGACCCCAGTGAAGAAGCAAAACTGATTGACTGTCACCTTTTTGTCTCACGCTTCTGTCTGGAGCGTTTTAAAAGCACAACATCAATACGAGCAGTCTACCCTAATTATTCATTTCTATATAACCCTGTTGATACTGATTTTTTTGCTAAAAAATGTCCTGTTTCCATTGAACGGCCACAATTTTCTTTTGGTAGAATATCCCGTGCCGATCCCGGAAAATGGTCATCTCTTGCTCTGGATTTTCTGCCCCGGATGGAAGCACTGCTCACAGATAAACATTTTTCAAAAATTAATTATCGTATAATCGGTGGAATTCCACAGGCATTCAGCTATGTCGAGCAGCACAATATTTCCAGTAAAGTTGAATTTCTTCCACAAATATTAACAGATGATGAACTTGCCGGATTCTTTAATTCAATATCTTTTCTGGCTCATGCAAACGACACTGGAGAATCATTTGGAATGGTCATAGCAGAAGCCATGGCTGCCGGGTTGCCGGTCATAACCCATCCCAGCACAGGTCTTAAGGATAATGCCCAGCTTGAACTTGTTGATCACGGTGAAACTGGTTTTGTCGCGGAAAATTCGGAAGAATATGCTCAGGCGGCAGCATTTCTAATTTCAAATCCAGAAAAAGCAAGAGACATGGGCGAAAAAGGCAGAGAAAAAGCTCAAAGATTATACGACACTAAAGTCATAACCTCACAGCTGGAAACAATTTATTGTGATCTGCTGAGAGCTAAACGGATGTTATGA
- the fliS gene encoding flagellar export chaperone FliS, with amino-acid sequence MNRGAHAYLSTQVRTTSKGELLILLYDAAIKFMKQAKVKINEKDYAAKGVLISKAIEVIAELASSLNKEKGGELAENLNKLYLFCNTRLLLANLRMDTEKIDEVIKIIEGISSAYKEIIPGEDSEIITQSESTGSYSVAPGSGTANLLNIKNNTIAKPKLAQAKRAMNAYNSGR; translated from the coding sequence ATGAATAGAGGGGCTCATGCCTACCTTTCAACTCAGGTTCGCACAACTTCCAAAGGGGAACTTTTAATCCTGCTCTATGATGCTGCTATAAAATTCATGAAGCAGGCAAAAGTCAAAATTAATGAAAAAGACTATGCTGCAAAAGGCGTTCTGATATCAAAAGCGATTGAAGTTATTGCCGAACTTGCCTCAAGTCTGAACAAAGAAAAAGGTGGAGAGCTGGCTGAAAATCTCAATAAACTCTATCTGTTCTGTAACACTCGGCTTTTGCTGGCTAATCTCAGGATGGATACTGAAAAAATTGATGAAGTCATCAAAATAATTGAAGGCATCAGCTCTGCCTACAAGGAAATTATTCCCGGTGAGGACAGTGAAATAATTACCCAGTCAGAATCAACAGGCTCATATTCAGTTGCTCCGGGATCAGGTACAGCCAATCTGCTCAACATTAAAAACAATACCATAGCCAAACCAAAACTCGCTCAAGCTAAAAGGGCTATGAATGCTTATAATTCCGGCAGGTAA